Proteins encoded together in one Ammospiza caudacuta isolate bAmmCau1 chromosome 27, bAmmCau1.pri, whole genome shotgun sequence window:
- the BECN1 gene encoding beclin-1 isoform X2 produces MEAARAGGGGTGGTAHVSFVCQRCCQPLKLDTSFKVLDRLTIQELTAPLVSAAPARPGDLHEEESALTEEAFVENRQDGVSRRFIPPARMMSTESANSFTLIGEASDGGTMENLSRRLKVTGDLFDIMSGQTDVDHPLCEECTDTLLDQLDTQLNITENECQNYKRCLEILEQMNEDDKEKLQTELKELALEEERLIQELEDVEKNRKIVAEDFEKVRAEAERLEQEEAQYQKEYCEFKRQQLELDDELKSVDNQMRYAQMQLDKLKKTNVFNATFHIWHSGQFGTINNFRLGRLPSVPVEWNEINAAWGQTVLLLHALANKMGLKFQRYRLVPYGNHSYLESLTDKSKELPLYCSGGLRFFWDNKFDHAMVAFLDCVQQFKEEVEKGETRFCLPYRMDVEKGKIEDTGGSGGSYSIKTQFNSEEQWTKALKFMLTNLKWGLAWVSSQFYNK; encoded by the exons ATGGAGGcagcgcgggcgggcggcggcggcaccggcggcACCGCGCACGTCAGCTTCGTGTGCCAGCGCTGCTGCCAGCCGCTCAAGCTCGACACCTCCTTCAAGGTGCTCGACCGCCTCACCATCCAGGAGCTCACCG ccccgcTGGTGAGCGCCGCCCCGGCCAGGCCCGGGGACCTGCACGAAGAGGAGAGCGCCCTCACGGAG GAAGCTTTCGTGGAGAACCGGCAGGATGGCGTGTCCAGGAGGTTCATCCCGCCTGCCAG AATGATGTCAACAGAAAGTGCCAACAGCTTCACGCTGATCGGAGAGGCCTCGGATGGCGGCACCATGGAAAACCTCAGCAGGAGACTGAAG GTCACTGGAGACCTCTTTGACATCATGTCTGGGCAGACAGACGTGGATCACCCCCTGTGTGAGGAATGCACAGACACTCTGCTGGACCAGCTGGACACACAGCTCAACATCACAGAGAACGAGTGCCAGAACTACAA GAGATGCCTGGAGATTCTGGAGCAGATGAACGAGGATGACAAAGAGaagctgcagacagagctgaaggagctggcaCTGGAGGAGGAGCGGCTgatccaggagctggaggatgTGGAGAAGAACCGCAAGATTGTGGCTGAGGACTTTGAGAAAGTCAGGGCAGAGGCTGAgcggctggagcaggaggaggctca GTACCAGAAGGAATACTGTGAGttcaagaggcagcagctggagctggatgaTGAGCTGAAGAGTGTGGACAACCAAATGCGCTATGCCCAGATGCAGCTGGACAAACTAAAGAAAACCAACGTGTTCAATGCTACCTTTCACATCTG GCACAGTGGGCAGTTTGGCACAATAAATAACTTCAGGCTTGGCCGCCTCCCCAGCGTTCCTGTGGAGTGGAACGAGATCAACGCTGCCTGGGGGcagactgtgctgctgctgcatgccCTGGCCAACAAAATGGGCCTGAAGTTCCAGAG ATACCGCCTTGTCCCCTACGGCAACCACTCCTATTTGGAGTCCCTCACAGACAAATCCAAG GAGCTTCCCCTGTACTGCTCTGGAGGCTTGAGGTTCTTCTGGGACAATAAGTTTGATCATGCCATGGTGGCATTCCTGGACTGTGTGCAGCAGTTCAAAGAGGAAGTGGAGAAAGGTGAAACTCGGTTTTGTTTGCCTTACAG GATGGACGTGGAGAAAGGAAAGATTGAAGACACAGGTGGCAGTGGTGGCTCTTATTCAATTAAAACACAATTTAACTCTGAAGAGCAGTGGACAAAAGCACTAAAATTCATGTTAACTAACCTGAAATGGGGCCTGGCCTGGGTCTCATCCCAATTCTATAACAAGTAA
- the BECN1 gene encoding beclin-1 isoform X1, with protein MEAARAGGGGTGGTAHVSFVCQRCCQPLKLDTSFKVLDRLTIQELTAPLVSAAPARPGDLHEEESALTEVRRGRRRGAAAAAAPPGLPVTGFPCLQEAFVENRQDGVSRRFIPPARMMSTESANSFTLIGEASDGGTMENLSRRLKVTGDLFDIMSGQTDVDHPLCEECTDTLLDQLDTQLNITENECQNYKRCLEILEQMNEDDKEKLQTELKELALEEERLIQELEDVEKNRKIVAEDFEKVRAEAERLEQEEAQYQKEYCEFKRQQLELDDELKSVDNQMRYAQMQLDKLKKTNVFNATFHIWHSGQFGTINNFRLGRLPSVPVEWNEINAAWGQTVLLLHALANKMGLKFQRYRLVPYGNHSYLESLTDKSKELPLYCSGGLRFFWDNKFDHAMVAFLDCVQQFKEEVEKGETRFCLPYRMDVEKGKIEDTGGSGGSYSIKTQFNSEEQWTKALKFMLTNLKWGLAWVSSQFYNK; from the exons ATGGAGGcagcgcgggcgggcggcggcggcaccggcggcACCGCGCACGTCAGCTTCGTGTGCCAGCGCTGCTGCCAGCCGCTCAAGCTCGACACCTCCTTCAAGGTGCTCGACCGCCTCACCATCCAGGAGCTCACCG ccccgcTGGTGAGCGCCGCCCCGGCCAGGCCCGGGGACCTGCACGAAGAGGAGAGCGCCCTCACGGAGGtacggcggggccggcggcggggagcggcggcagcggcagctCCCCCGGGCCTGCCGGTAACGGGGTTTCCTTGCCTCCAGGAAGCTTTCGTGGAGAACCGGCAGGATGGCGTGTCCAGGAGGTTCATCCCGCCTGCCAG AATGATGTCAACAGAAAGTGCCAACAGCTTCACGCTGATCGGAGAGGCCTCGGATGGCGGCACCATGGAAAACCTCAGCAGGAGACTGAAG GTCACTGGAGACCTCTTTGACATCATGTCTGGGCAGACAGACGTGGATCACCCCCTGTGTGAGGAATGCACAGACACTCTGCTGGACCAGCTGGACACACAGCTCAACATCACAGAGAACGAGTGCCAGAACTACAA GAGATGCCTGGAGATTCTGGAGCAGATGAACGAGGATGACAAAGAGaagctgcagacagagctgaaggagctggcaCTGGAGGAGGAGCGGCTgatccaggagctggaggatgTGGAGAAGAACCGCAAGATTGTGGCTGAGGACTTTGAGAAAGTCAGGGCAGAGGCTGAgcggctggagcaggaggaggctca GTACCAGAAGGAATACTGTGAGttcaagaggcagcagctggagctggatgaTGAGCTGAAGAGTGTGGACAACCAAATGCGCTATGCCCAGATGCAGCTGGACAAACTAAAGAAAACCAACGTGTTCAATGCTACCTTTCACATCTG GCACAGTGGGCAGTTTGGCACAATAAATAACTTCAGGCTTGGCCGCCTCCCCAGCGTTCCTGTGGAGTGGAACGAGATCAACGCTGCCTGGGGGcagactgtgctgctgctgcatgccCTGGCCAACAAAATGGGCCTGAAGTTCCAGAG ATACCGCCTTGTCCCCTACGGCAACCACTCCTATTTGGAGTCCCTCACAGACAAATCCAAG GAGCTTCCCCTGTACTGCTCTGGAGGCTTGAGGTTCTTCTGGGACAATAAGTTTGATCATGCCATGGTGGCATTCCTGGACTGTGTGCAGCAGTTCAAAGAGGAAGTGGAGAAAGGTGAAACTCGGTTTTGTTTGCCTTACAG GATGGACGTGGAGAAAGGAAAGATTGAAGACACAGGTGGCAGTGGTGGCTCTTATTCAATTAAAACACAATTTAACTCTGAAGAGCAGTGGACAAAAGCACTAAAATTCATGTTAACTAACCTGAAATGGGGCCTGGCCTGGGTCTCATCCCAATTCTATAACAAGTAA
- the CNTD1 gene encoding cyclin N-terminal domain-containing protein 1: MGTEVPLGARGRDSGPVFCGVAPEIIEDTLIHLATENEQYLSELPEQAGCFKETRIVEFIFLLAEKWHLDLPTRYQAVELLERFMIKQVEQMCDGRGSTKGQRSSWSSVRDQITNTFVLRLVSCVQLASKLSLHYSRVTSDTALTFLQSIKYSYTKQELLESELAVLNTLQFHINVSTPLAYVELLLEVLGYNGCLLPAKPLHQLCVQLLDLCYLTRETIYDTLLKIAIENSTPSKLQIAKFLTVKEDFMLLAVGVISTGVFILSPGHWEQAVEHLNCITGITPRSILEFSYAVVRRVVGSTTPEQHRGTRSPQDRIPPQK, from the exons aTGGGGACTGAGGTGCCCCTGGGGGCCCGGGGCCGTGACTCAGGGCCCGTGTTCTGTGGGGTTGCTCCTGAGATTATCGAGGACACCCTGATCCACTTGGCCACGGAGAACGAGCAGTACCTGAGCGAGCTGCCCGAGCAGGCCGGGTGCTTCAAAGAGACGCGGATCGTGG AATTTATATTCCTCTTGGCTGAAAAATGGCACTTGGACCTGCCCACACGGTACCAGGCAGTGGAGTTACTAGAACG GTTCATGATCAAGCAGGTAGAGCAGATGTGTGATGGCAGAGGGAGCACAAAaggccagaggagcagctggagctctgtCAGGGATCAGATCACCAACACCTTTGTCCTGAGACTTGTGTCCTGTGTTCAGCTTGCCAGCAAACTCTCTCTGCACTACAGT AGAGTGACCAGTGACACAGCTTTAACATTTCTGCAATCCATAAAATACTCCTACACTAAGCAGGAATTGCTGGAGTCAGAGCTTGCTGTTTTAAACACTCTGCAGTTCCACATCAACGTGTCAACCCCCTTGGCCTATGTGGAATTGCTCCTGGAGGTTCTAG GATACAATGGCTGCTTGCTTCCTGCCAAACCTTTACaccagctgtgtgtgcagctgctggacCTCTGCTACCTGACCAGAGAGACCATCTATGACACCCTGCTGAAGATTGCCATCGAGAACTCCACACCCAGCAAACTGCAGAT agcCAAGTTTTTAACAGTGAAGGAAGATTTCATGCTCCTGGCTGTTGGAGTTATCAGTACAGGGGTGTTCATCCtgagccctgggcactgggaacag gctgtggaGCATTTAAACTGCATCACTGGCATCACTCCCCGGAGCATCCTGGAGTTCTCCTACGCCGTGGTGAGGCGCGTGGTTGGCAGCACCACACCCGAGCAGCACCGTGGCACCAGATCCCCTCAGGACAGAATCCCTCCTCAGAAATAG
- the LOC131568629 gene encoding LOW QUALITY PROTEIN: cytochrome c oxidase assembly factor 3 homolog, mitochondrial (The sequence of the model RefSeq protein was modified relative to this genomic sequence to represent the inferred CDS: substituted 1 base at 1 genomic stop codon): MXRHISARSRRGKMAAPGEPGEAAFARRIDPAREPGLSPEQRRLMAQVEHVQRQRALQRRLRSRNVLLALGIGAVTFGIYGYTFYSVSQERFLDELEQEAEAARARARARAEGTAS, from the exons ATGTGACGTCACATCTCCGCGCGGAGCCGGCGGGGCAAGATGGCGGCGCCGGGGGAGCCGGGTGAGGCGGCGTTCGCGCGGCGCATTGACCCGGCCCGGGAGCCGGGGCTCAGCCCCGAGCAGCGCCGCCTCATGGCGCAGGTGGAGCACGTCCAGCGCCAGCGCGCCCTGCAGCGCCGGCTCCGCAGCCGCAACGTGCTGCTGGCGCTCGGCATCGGCGCGGTGACGTTTGGCATCT ACGGTTACACCTTCTACTCGGTGTCGCAGGAGCGGTTCCTGGatgagctggagcaggaggcggaggcggcgcgggcgcgGGCCCGGGCGCGGGCGGAGGGCACCGCAAGCTGA